AATCCAACATTACTCTTGCATGATTGAAGATGAAAGGCTAGTTTGACAGATACGGGGGCAGGATAGAGAAATGGTTATAAAAGAAGATAACCCGGGAATGCAGGACAGCCCTGACGGCAACAGTCACCTTAAGTGCCATGATTGCGGGGAGTCACTGGAACCAGGGTCGCTGCCGGCGGTGGAAGATGAAACGGTTTGTCCGGCCTGCCGTCATGCCAAGGTACACGAGACTTTACTGTATATAAAGGAACTGTTAAATGGTAGCAGCACTATCGGTAAAAAGGGAAAGTAGCATTTCCATCCTGGAACGCAGCCGGGTGAAGACCTGTAAAAAGTGCGGCGGCAAGCTGGCCAGGGACTATGAAGACATAGCCTGCATTAATTGCGGCGCCCTTCATGACGAAGCCGGCAATCTGCTGAAAAACAGGTTCTCCAACTTTGAGAATTAATATGCCTGGAATCCCCGGGCGGGAGGCTGGTTATCTCCCGGCGGCGGGCCAGCCTGCCGTGTGCGAAAGGTCTAGCCGTGAAAGTTATATCTGCTAAAAGAATCAGATGGTACCATATCGTCTTAATCGTTATCGTAGCGCTGCTGCTTGTTTCGCTTTCTCCCATCTATCCCGCCAGGTTGTACTCCTCCGAGGGCGGCAAGACCCTGGTGGCCATCACTTTTGATGACGGCTATCATTCCTGGACCGCGGAGGCCATGCCTCTCCTCCAGCAATATGATATGCCGGCTTCCGGCTATATTACGGACCCGGATTACCGCGAAGGTTTTACCTGGGAAGACGCTCGAACGCTGGTGAAAGCGGGCTGGGAGATAGGCTGGCACACGGTCCACCATACCCCGGTAGATTATCTGGACCGTTCTGAGATAGTTGCCGATTTCAGCCAGGCGGCGCCGCTGTTCGAATCGCACGGCCTGCCGTCCCCGGCTGTTTTCGCCTACCCCTCCGGCCGCCATGACTCGCTGGCTATGGAGGTGGCCTCCGAATATTTCCTGGCCTCCCGCACGATGGAGACCGGCGTTAATACCCCCATTGACGTGCGGGATGACCCGCAGCACCTGAAACAGTTCAGCATGGAAAAGGGCCTGTCCTACCTGGAAAACAAGGTAAAGAAATATGAAGGCGAGTATGTGCTGGTGGTTTTCGCCGGGCATACCATCGGGGAGGTGGCGCCCTGGCAGCACCAGCCGGATATTTCCGTGGAGGACTTCGCCGCGCTGGTGGAGTTCCTGCACCAGGAAGAGGAGGCGGGGAATATCGAGGTCGTCACCCTGAAGGATGGCGTGGAACGTATGCAGCAGGGCGATGTCTCTTATTCCTGGCACCTGCAAATCGATTCCCCCTTTGATACCTGGTACAAGTTCTGGGTCATTCCTATTCCGGAGCGGTATTACATCTACTACCAGGCAGTTATCCAGGACGGCATCGGGCACCGTTTCCCGCAGGTAGTGCGCTGGACGGACCGCTATTAGCGCTGAAAAAAGCGGGCATAAAGATGCCCTAGTTGAAGAAACAAAGAAAAAAAGCTATTATAACCAAATTTTAACTAATATCTGACCATTATCTAATCGGCATTTTTTAAGATGTATCTGAGAAGCTTAAAACGCGTAGAGTTGCAGGAGCATCGCCCGGTCATCATTAAGCAGTCCGGTTCAATAGTTGGGGCTGGTCCGGGACTTCACGGCGATACGCGGTATTTGAAAAAGAAAGGAGTAATATCTATCCTGGTACTCCCGGCCGTACGGCGGGTAGCGGGGTTTCAGGATAGGATATCGGCATAACCGGTGCCCGGCGCCGCGGCCGATATGATTTCTCCAGAATAAACCGGCAAATAGTATTCAGACCGGTATGTAAGTTAAAACGGATGTTATTCTGGCGTTATTGTGATAAAAACGATGGATGCTATAAAAACGGTAAATCTCTACAAAAAGTTTTCCCGGTCGGCGGGTTACCGTGACCTGCTGCCTTTCCAGAAGAAAAAGTGGATTGTAGCCACGAATAACATCAACCTGAATATCAAAGAGGGCGAGTTCTTCGGTCTGCTTGGGCCCAATGGCGCCGGCAAGACCACTCTGGTTAAACTGCTTTGCTGCCTGGTTATTCCCACTTCCGGCACGGCTGAAGTTTTCGGCCACGATATCGTTAAAGATGAAGCGGAAGTAAAGAAACTGGTGGGACTGGTCACCGCTGATGAAAGAAGCTTTTACTGGCGCATGACCGGTCGTGAGAACCTCCAGTTCCATTCCGCGCTTTACCACATGAAAAAAGACCAGGCTAACAAGCGCATTGATGAGCTCCTGGATATGCTGGAAATGACGGACAAGGCCGATATCCGCTTCCAGAACTACTCCACCGGTATGCGCCAGAAGCTGGCTATCGCCCGCGGCCTGCTCAGCGGCCCCCGCATTCTTTTCGTGGACGAGCCTACCCGCAGCCTGGACCCGGTCAGCGCCCGCAATGTCCGCCAGTTCTTTAAAGAAAAAGTATCCGCCATGGGCAGTACTATCATACTGGCTACCCATAACATGGCCGAGGCGGAACAGCTCTGCGACCGACTGGCTATTATCGCCCGCGGGCAGGTAAGAGCTTTAGGTTCCGTGCCGGAGCTGCGCTCGGTCTTCCAGACCAAGGAAAGCTGCGAATTGACAGTGGGGCATTTTTCGGAAAGTATATTGCCGCTGCTTGATAATATTGAAGGTGTAATCAGCTGCCATCTGAAGGACAGGCAAAATGGCACTTCCAACCTCGAACTGAAAATCACCAACCGCGTGGCGGTGCTGCCGCGGGTGCTGCAGACCATGGTTGATAACAACATCGACGTGCTTGATTGCAAGGTTCGGGACCTGCCGCTGGATGAAATCTTTATCAATGCTCTTCACAATACCAAGGAGGTGCCCGAATGAGCGTCGCCACTGCATTTTTCAAGCGGGACCTGTCACTAAATCTCAGTTACCGCACTTTCTTTTTTCTTTCATCGTTCGGTATCCTCTTCAACGTGGCGGTGACCTATTTCATCTCCCGGCTCTTCGGCGACTCTCTGGTATCGCAGTTAAGCGAATACGGCGGCAATTATTTCGCCTTCGCCCTCATCGGCGTGGCTTTTAACGGGTACCTGACCGTGTCCCTGTCCAACTATGCGCAGAGCATCCGTGACGGGCAGGTGATGGGCACGCTGGAAATCATGCTGCTCAGCCCCACCCGCTTAAGCTCGATTTTAATTTCATCCTCGTTATGGTCCTATTTCTTCACCACTTTTAATGTGGCTATCTATTTGCTGGCGGGTACCTTGATATTCGGCTTTGATGTCAGCCAGGCCAACGTGCTTACGGCGCTGCTGGTGTTGATACTCTCCGTGACCAGCTTCAGCGGTATCGGCATACTATCGGCGGCGGCAGTGCTGGTGGTAAAAAAGGGCGACCCCGTGGCCACCATCTACGGCGGCATTTCCAGTCTGCTGGCGGGCGTGTACTATCCTGTTTCCGTGCTGCCCGGGCCGCTGGCGGTAATGGCCAAGTTTTTCCCGCTCACTTACGCGCTGGACGGTATGCGCCTGGCCATGCTCAAAGGTGCCTCTATAATGTCTATCCGCACTGACCTGCTGGTGCTGGTAGGATTCACCCTGCTACTGACGCCGCTTTCTCTGGTCGTGTTCCGCATGGCGCTCAAGCGGGCTAAGAAGGAAGGCAGCCTGGTCCACTATTAGGCCGGGCGCGCCATTCTCCAGGCTTTCATACCGCTGGCGGCGCCGGTTTACAGTATCCTTGAGTTGATGCACACCGGCATGAAACATGCATGGAAATTCTGATTCCACCAGGACTGAAGAAGCTCAGTAGCCTTGTTTCCGCAGTGGTCCATTAGCTTTGGGTAATATGAGTTATTCTTTCTGCCTCCCCCGCCTCCCCTAATATCCCCAACCGGGCATACTGCATCTCTCATAAAATTAGCACATCAGGGAACGGCATGCCCAAAACAATTCAAAGAATGGTATTTAGCTGGGCTTCCGGGCGGGTTACTGAATCAACGACGGGGTATTGATGGACTTGGCGGAACGCAGCCTGGGGACGAGGTATTTTCCCGGGGGTATTGTCTCAGCGCCGGCTGTGCCGGAGGGGAAATATCCTTAAGAGCAGGATTCCGGTAAATGCCGGTCAAGCGTTGACTGTTTACGCGCTGGCGGGTGTTTAAAGAGCAAAGCTCAACTGGTGGTCTCGGCTTGTCTTGTGCGCGTTAAACTCGTCATACCTGACCAGGAAGCGTTCGATGTCTTCCTTGAGGAAGCGGCGGTCGCCCCGGGGAGTGATGCGGTAGGCCTTCAGTATATTACTATCGCTCCAGCGTCTAACCGTGTTGGTGTGGATGTTCAGGTAGTGAGCGACGTCTTTTACCGTTAACGTTGGTTTCATCTCATCATGGAATTCCATTGCTTGCCTCCTCGTAGTCCGGGTTTTCGATGATGGGGTGTGGTGGGGGGATATTCGATTGTGGTTCCCTGGGCTTACCTGTAACTTAACTAATCGCGACTTTTATTGTAAGCACTTCAAGATATGAGTTTTGGTTAGAATTATAGGAAAAACCGTGAGAGTTTTTAACTTTAGGGAAAAGTCGTGGCTTGGCGGCTGTGGTAAATCAACAACAATTCTTCTGGCCGCCTAGCCTGGTTCATGTTCTTTTTGGGCTTTTACCAGGCGCGGTTTATCCGGCGTTGTCTTGCGCTGTAATGATTTCAAGCCGCCCCCGAGCAGCAGGAAGTTGGTTATCCTTGATTTTTGCAGCACCCAGACTAATGCCGCGGAAAGCACCAGGTCGATAAGCGTGGTCAGGAACACCCTGCCCAGCCCGCTCCCGAAGCCTATGGTCCGGAAAAGGCTGTGGGTGCAGAAAACTCCCAGCGATATTGCTCCCAGGTATTGGAATACCCACCGCACCCCCGCCACCCTGGCTATTAAGTCCGACACCGCCAAAGCTGCGCCGATGCCGACCAGCCCCATGCCGAACATGTAAAACCCCGCCCCGATATACCAGCCGGACATGGATACGCTCGCCCAGCTGTGTATCAGTTCGTTATAGTTCAGATTGCCGGCCAGTATAAAAAATACCGGGAATGCCGCCAGGCAGGCCCACTTGATGTAGCGTAAGCGGTACAGTTTTTCCTTGTATTTGGCGATGAAGTACCCTAAAGCGAAGAAGGGCAGGAACCAGGCGAGTGCGGAGAACCAGTGCGTATCCGGAATGTGTATGCCGCCGACCGAGCCGGGCCAGGGGACCTGGCTCAGCCCGTAGAAACCCAATAGCGTTAGCAGTGTTAACCAGAGCTTGCCCCGGGTTAAATATAAAATCACGCAGAGCGCCAGCAGGACGGGGAAGAACCAGAATGAAGAAGGGTTCAGTGTCCAGATATCATATGCCAGGTTTTTAAACAGGTTACTGCGTAAATGGAATAATTGTATAACATAAGAAAACACGAAGTAGTAAATGATGCTCCAGACTAAATATGGCGGTAACAGCTGCCAGGCCCGGCGCTGTATCATTTTCAGGTCGAGTTTGGCATAGGCCAGGTACCCGCTGATAAAAATGAACAAAGGCATAGCGAATTGATGTATGCCTACCCAGTACCAGTTATGGGTAACGGTCGGCCAATCGTAAGTATAGCTTTCAAAAACGTGCAGGAACACCACCAGGGCTATGGCCATCCCTCTGGCCACATCCAGAGACACATCTCTTTTTGGTTTGATACCTTCCATGCAAGGTC
The sequence above is drawn from the Dehalococcoidales bacterium genome and encodes:
- a CDS encoding ABC transporter ATP-binding protein is translated as MDAIKTVNLYKKFSRSAGYRDLLPFQKKKWIVATNNINLNIKEGEFFGLLGPNGAGKTTLVKLLCCLVIPTSGTAEVFGHDIVKDEAEVKKLVGLVTADERSFYWRMTGRENLQFHSALYHMKKDQANKRIDELLDMLEMTDKADIRFQNYSTGMRQKLAIARGLLSGPRILFVDEPTRSLDPVSARNVRQFFKEKVSAMGSTIILATHNMAEAEQLCDRLAIIARGQVRALGSVPELRSVFQTKESCELTVGHFSESILPLLDNIEGVISCHLKDRQNGTSNLELKITNRVAVLPRVLQTMVDNNIDVLDCKVRDLPLDEIFINALHNTKEVPE
- a CDS encoding polysaccharide deacetylase family protein — translated: MKVISAKRIRWYHIVLIVIVALLLVSLSPIYPARLYSSEGGKTLVAITFDDGYHSWTAEAMPLLQQYDMPASGYITDPDYREGFTWEDARTLVKAGWEIGWHTVHHTPVDYLDRSEIVADFSQAAPLFESHGLPSPAVFAYPSGRHDSLAMEVASEYFLASRTMETGVNTPIDVRDDPQHLKQFSMEKGLSYLENKVKKYEGEYVLVVFAGHTIGEVAPWQHQPDISVEDFAALVEFLHQEEEAGNIEVVTLKDGVERMQQGDVSYSWHLQIDSPFDTWYKFWVIPIPERYYIYYQAVIQDGIGHRFPQVVRWTDRY
- a CDS encoding helix-turn-helix domain-containing protein; this encodes MEFHDEMKPTLTVKDVAHYLNIHTNTVRRWSDSNILKAYRITPRGDRRFLKEDIERFLVRYDEFNAHKTSRDHQLSFAL
- a CDS encoding acyltransferase family protein is translated as MEGIKPKRDVSLDVARGMAIALVVFLHVFESYTYDWPTVTHNWYWVGIHQFAMPLFIFISGYLAYAKLDLKMIQRRAWQLLPPYLVWSIIYYFVFSYVIQLFHLRSNLFKNLAYDIWTLNPSSFWFFPVLLALCVILYLTRGKLWLTLLTLLGFYGLSQVPWPGSVGGIHIPDTHWFSALAWFLPFFALGYFIAKYKEKLYRLRYIKWACLAAFPVFFILAGNLNYNELIHSWASVSMSGWYIGAGFYMFGMGLVGIGAALAVSDLIARVAGVRWVFQYLGAISLGVFCTHSLFRTIGFGSGLGRVFLTTLIDLVLSAALVWVLQKSRITNFLLLGGGLKSLQRKTTPDKPRLVKAQKEHEPG
- a CDS encoding ABC transporter permease, whose amino-acid sequence is MSVATAFFKRDLSLNLSYRTFFFLSSFGILFNVAVTYFISRLFGDSLVSQLSEYGGNYFAFALIGVAFNGYLTVSLSNYAQSIRDGQVMGTLEIMLLSPTRLSSILISSSLWSYFFTTFNVAIYLLAGTLIFGFDVSQANVLTALLVLILSVTSFSGIGILSAAAVLVVKKGDPVATIYGGISSLLAGVYYPVSVLPGPLAVMAKFFPLTYALDGMRLAMLKGASIMSIRTDLLVLVGFTLLLTPLSLVVFRMALKRAKKEGSLVHY